From Desulfuromonas soudanensis, the proteins below share one genomic window:
- a CDS encoding YkgJ family cysteine cluster protein, with product MLLENYRHLVGRVDALCRRIEAAYGQHLACRKGCDSCCRHLSLFRVEGVALARALAGQDPGLVTRIRERARKATPDGPCPLLEDGACLLYAARPMICRTHGLPLIFSEGEGRRVDFCPQNFQGLASLPASSVVDLDLLNATLATIDELFVAEAFQGTPPGGERLSIAEALLLQGD from the coding sequence CGGCACCTGGTGGGGCGGGTCGATGCGCTGTGCCGGCGCATTGAAGCGGCCTACGGGCAGCATCTGGCCTGCCGCAAGGGGTGCGATTCCTGCTGCCGTCACCTCAGCCTCTTCCGGGTCGAGGGGGTCGCCCTGGCCCGGGCCCTGGCCGGGCAGGACCCGGGTCTGGTGACGAGGATTCGGGAGCGGGCTCGAAAGGCGACACCTGACGGCCCCTGTCCTCTCCTGGAGGACGGCGCCTGCCTCCTCTATGCGGCGCGGCCGATGATCTGCCGCACCCACGGGCTTCCCCTCATCTTTTCCGAGGGGGAAGGGCGGCGTGTCGACTTCTGCCCGCAGAATTTTCAGGGACTTGCCTCCCTGCCGGCCTCCTCCGTGGTCGATCTCGATCTCCTCAACGCGACCCTGGCCACCATCGACGAGCTTTTCGTCGCCGAGGCCTTTCAGGGGACGCCCCCCGGCGGGGAACGGCTCAGCATCGCCGAGGCTCTCCTCCTCCAGGGGGATTAA
- a CDS encoding DUF948 domain-containing protein: MPIQVDIFALIITILFLMIAVFLIPMMIQVKRTAQQVDVVLGEVQRDLLPMLRELRQASEKINRASEHAEQGMAQAGHFLESVGEVGDSIHGVTRFLQHDLGRYAGNAAGLWLGIRSASKVIMKQMKKQQGGQ, translated from the coding sequence ATGCCGATTCAGGTCGATATTTTTGCTTTAATCATCACGATCCTGTTTTTGATGATTGCCGTTTTTTTGATTCCGATGATGATTCAGGTCAAACGAACCGCACAACAGGTGGACGTCGTTCTCGGCGAGGTTCAGCGCGATCTTCTCCCCATGCTGCGGGAGTTGCGCCAGGCCTCCGAGAAGATCAACAGGGCGTCGGAGCATGCCGAACAGGGAATGGCCCAGGCCGGGCACTTCCTTGAATCCGTCGGTGAAGTGGGGGACTCCATTCACGGCGTCACCCGTTTTCTGCAGCACGATCTCGGCCGCTACGCCGGCAACGCCGCAGGACTCTGGCTGGGGATCCGCTCGGCCAGCAAGGTCATAATGAAACAGATGAAAAAACAACAGGGAGGTCAATGA
- a CDS encoding YhjD/YihY/BrkB family envelope integrity protein, translating into MVDVIEKIKRFMRQKIWELDPRELTRMRLVLLRHLQVAVLVWRDFFADRCMLRASALTYTTMLAIVPLLALMFSVLKGLGVQNTLEPFILDKIAIGSAEIVSAIIAYINNTNFGRLGTVGLVALVLSVLALLSNIEEMFNHVWGVTETRSLFRRFSDYSSVVLIGPVFLLAAISMTTTLKSQTFIQTLMGMAYVGDLIFLLFKVLPYVVMWAAFTFLYLFMPNVKVQFRAALLGGIFGGTLWQLAQWGYLNFQVGVARYNAIYGTMAALPIFMVWIYLSWVIVLLGLEVTYSIQNLRSIRREICGEDVNFASRELVALTILLATAANFLKGERPWDLERITEELELPPRLARSILNELVKLGFLSVVHDAADNDNAYQPARSPEAVSVHGVVQALKEDGASVTRLRRTVEWKTIAGLEADLDVAGREALGNLTLKDLVLKMEGSREKKEESG; encoded by the coding sequence ATGGTCGATGTGATAGAGAAGATCAAACGCTTCATGCGCCAGAAAATCTGGGAACTCGACCCTCGGGAACTCACCCGGATGCGCCTCGTTCTGCTGCGTCACCTGCAGGTCGCGGTTCTGGTCTGGCGGGATTTTTTTGCCGACCGCTGCATGTTGCGCGCCTCGGCCCTGACCTACACGACCATGCTGGCCATCGTCCCCCTTTTGGCCCTGATGTTCTCGGTCCTCAAGGGGCTCGGGGTGCAGAACACCCTCGAACCCTTTATTCTCGACAAGATCGCCATCGGATCCGCTGAAATCGTCAGCGCCATAATCGCCTATATCAACAACACCAACTTCGGTCGCCTCGGTACCGTCGGCCTTGTGGCCCTGGTCCTCTCGGTGCTGGCTCTTCTCTCCAATATCGAAGAAATGTTCAATCATGTCTGGGGGGTCACCGAGACCCGGTCCCTCTTCCGGCGCTTTTCCGACTATTCGTCGGTGGTCCTGATCGGGCCGGTTTTTCTCCTGGCGGCCATTTCCATGACCACCACCCTCAAGAGCCAGACCTTCATCCAGACCCTGATGGGGATGGCCTATGTCGGCGACCTGATCTTTTTGCTCTTCAAGGTCCTCCCTTACGTGGTGATGTGGGCTGCCTTCACCTTCCTCTATCTCTTCATGCCCAACGTCAAGGTCCAGTTCCGGGCGGCGCTGCTCGGCGGGATCTTCGGCGGCACCCTCTGGCAGCTGGCCCAGTGGGGGTACCTCAATTTCCAGGTCGGGGTGGCACGCTACAACGCCATCTATGGAACCATGGCGGCCCTCCCCATCTTCATGGTCTGGATCTATCTCTCCTGGGTGATCGTTCTTCTCGGACTCGAGGTGACCTACTCCATCCAGAACCTCCGCTCGATCCGCCGGGAAATCTGCGGGGAGGACGTCAATTTCGCCAGTCGCGAACTGGTGGCCCTGACGATTCTCCTGGCCACTGCGGCCAACTTCCTCAAAGGGGAGCGCCCCTGGGACCTGGAGAGGATCACCGAGGAGCTCGAACTCCCGCCGCGCCTGGCCCGCAGCATCCTCAACGAACTCGTGAAGCTCGGTTTTCTCTCCGTGGTGCACGACGCCGCCGACAACGACAATGCCTATCAGCCGGCCCGTTCTCCGGAAGCGGTTTCGGTGCACGGCGTGGTGCAGGCCCTCAAGGAGGACGGAGCCAGCGTCACGCGTCTGCGCAGGACCGTCGAATGGAAGACCATCGCCGGTCTCGAGGCGGACCTCGACGTGGCCGGCCGCGAGGCGCTCGGGAATCTGACCCTGAAGGATCTGGTGCTGAAGATGGAAGGGTCGCGGGAGAAAAAGGAGGAATCAGGCTGA
- a CDS encoding YtxH domain-containing protein: MADECRCSGVGNVFLALVMGAAIGGGLALLTAPRSGKETRDKVRDMADDVRDKVNKITEEAEARIREAIEEGREVLVEKGDLIKTALEAGKEAMEAERAKHPKTA, translated from the coding sequence ATGGCAGACGAATGCAGATGCAGCGGTGTGGGGAATGTTTTTCTGGCTCTCGTAATGGGGGCCGCGATCGGCGGCGGGTTGGCTCTGCTCACCGCCCCCCGTTCGGGGAAAGAAACCCGGGACAAGGTCCGGGACATGGCGGACGATGTACGGGACAAGGTCAACAAAATCACCGAAGAGGCTGAAGCCCGCATCCGTGAAGCGATCGAAGAAGGGCGGGAAGTCCTGGTTGAAAAGGGCGACCTGATCAAGACCGCCCTGGAGGCCGGAAAAGAAGCGATGGAAGCCGAGCGGGCCAAGCATCCGAAAACGGCCTGA